The following proteins are encoded in a genomic region of Burkholderia gladioli:
- a CDS encoding AzlC family ABC transporter permease has translation MSRLLTSDAVLKGPVAASEFARGMRAAVPVMMGFIPFALVLGAQAAQKGLSVLEVPLMAGMNFGGGSEFAAVRLWTSPPHIALIVAMSFLVNARHILMGAALAPLLRHVPLPRSLAALFLMCDESWAMALADAGARRSDRVSMRYYAGIALCLWGTWVSFTALGAGLGPVLGDVERYGFDMAFTAVFLVLLRGMWKGVRACHPWLASLVAAAVVYRLAPGAAWYVPAGACAGLVAASIAAWRMEARDA, from the coding sequence ATGAGTCGTTTGCTTACGTCGGATGCTGTATTGAAGGGGCCGGTGGCCGCGTCGGAATTTGCCCGCGGGATGCGGGCCGCGGTGCCGGTGATGATGGGTTTCATTCCGTTCGCGCTGGTGCTCGGCGCGCAGGCGGCGCAGAAGGGCCTGAGCGTGCTCGAGGTGCCGCTGATGGCGGGCATGAATTTCGGTGGCGGTTCCGAGTTCGCGGCCGTGCGGCTGTGGACCTCGCCGCCGCATATCGCGCTGATCGTCGCGATGTCGTTCCTGGTCAACGCGCGCCATATCCTGATGGGCGCGGCGCTGGCGCCGCTGCTGCGCCACGTGCCGCTGCCGCGCTCGCTCGCTGCGCTGTTCCTGATGTGCGACGAAAGCTGGGCGATGGCGCTGGCCGATGCCGGCGCGCGTCGCTCGGATCGCGTCAGCATGCGCTATTACGCGGGCATCGCGCTGTGCCTGTGGGGCACCTGGGTGTCGTTCACGGCGCTGGGTGCCGGCCTCGGCCCGGTGCTCGGCGATGTCGAGCGCTACGGCTTCGACATGGCCTTCACGGCCGTCTTCCTGGTGCTGCTGCGCGGCATGTGGAAGGGCGTGCGCGCCTGCCATCCCTGGCTGGCCAGCCTGGTGGCGGCGGCGGTGGTCTACCGGCTGGCGCCGGGCGCGGCCTGGTACGTGCCGGCCGGCGCCTGCGCGGGCCTGGTGGCCGCCTCGATCGCGGCCTGGCGCATGGAGGCGCGCGATGCTTGA
- a CDS encoding LysR family transcriptional regulator gives MIGLDLLASFAAAARHASFAAAARELGLSPSTIAKNIARLEARLGVRLFHRTTRQVTLSKEGEEIHARCRLILEEVESLETAAIEARGEVRGTLRIDMPLSYGKQVVMPVLRQLNARHPALTIDARFSDRTVDVVKDGLDAAIRIGPLADSSLVGRQFDAQYFCTYASPAYLEQHGEPASPDELGEHTCLLFRVPSTGRERAWHFRSGRRERSLTPDSRMYLGDGEALIEAAVAGLGLVQTPRYLATRALENGELVEVLKRHRAPPLPISLVYPSQRHVPLRVRVLLDALLASRRAVRA, from the coding sequence ATGATCGGTCTCGACCTGCTCGCCTCGTTCGCCGCCGCGGCCCGTCACGCCAGTTTCGCGGCCGCCGCGCGCGAGCTGGGGCTCTCGCCGTCGACCATCGCCAAGAACATCGCGCGGCTCGAGGCGAGGCTCGGCGTGCGCCTGTTCCATCGCACCACGCGGCAGGTCACGCTCTCCAAGGAAGGCGAGGAAATCCACGCGCGCTGCCGGCTGATCCTGGAAGAAGTCGAGTCGCTGGAGACCGCCGCCATCGAGGCGCGCGGCGAAGTGCGCGGCACGCTGCGCATCGACATGCCGCTCAGCTACGGCAAGCAGGTGGTGATGCCGGTGCTCAGGCAACTGAACGCGCGGCATCCTGCCTTGACGATCGACGCGCGCTTTTCCGATCGCACGGTGGACGTCGTCAAGGACGGGCTCGACGCCGCGATCCGGATCGGCCCGCTGGCCGATTCGAGCCTGGTGGGCCGGCAGTTCGACGCGCAATACTTCTGCACCTACGCGAGCCCGGCCTATCTCGAACAGCACGGCGAGCCGGCCTCGCCCGACGAGCTCGGCGAACACACCTGCCTGCTGTTTCGCGTGCCTTCGACAGGCCGCGAGCGCGCCTGGCATTTCCGCAGCGGCCGCCGCGAGCGTTCACTCACGCCCGACAGCCGCATGTATCTCGGCGACGGCGAGGCCCTGATCGAGGCGGCCGTCGCCGGGCTCGGGCTGGTGCAGACGCCGCGCTACCTGGCCACCCGGGCGCTCGAGAACGGCGAGTTGGTCGAGGTGCTCAAGCGCCATCGCGCGCCGCCGCTGCCGATCTCGCTGGTCTATCCCAGCCAGCGCCACGTGCCGCTGCGCGTGCGCGTGCTGCTCGACGCGCTGCTGGCGAGCCGCCGCGCCGTGCGCGCCTGA
- a CDS encoding AzlD family protein, whose protein sequence is MLDWPTLLTIVLMAASTYLTRILGYVALRDRTPGPRLRAVMENVPGCVLISVIAPAFVARDPADLLALAITLLASMRLSLLPTVLIGIASAGLLRHLMG, encoded by the coding sequence ATGCTTGACTGGCCCACCCTGCTCACCATCGTGCTGATGGCGGCCTCCACCTACCTGACGCGCATCCTCGGCTACGTGGCGCTGCGCGATCGCACGCCGGGGCCGCGCCTGCGCGCCGTGATGGAGAACGTGCCCGGCTGCGTGCTGATTTCGGTGATCGCGCCCGCCTTCGTGGCGCGCGACCCGGCCGACCTGCTGGCGCTGGCCATCACCTTGCTCGCCTCGATGCGCTTGTCCCTGCTGCCGACGGTGCTGATCGGCATCGCCAGCGCCGGTTTGCTGCGGCACCTGATGGGCTGA
- the tam gene encoding trans-aconitate 2-methyltransferase: MSTRHDQHYASQYRKFEDERTRPVRDLLFAVPDIAVREAVDIGCGPGNSTEMLAARFPQARVSGLDSSADMLASARQRLPRLNFEQVDISSWDAPGPFDLILANAVLQWVPDHPVLFPKLLGKLAEGGVLAVQMPDNLDEPAHRIMREVAADGPWAAKLGGAERTMRFGADWYFSLLRPLAARVDVWRTVYHHQLEGGADAVVEWFKGSALRPFLARLDEREQAAFLVRYREAIADAYRIYEDGTVLLPFPRLFIVATR; encoded by the coding sequence ATGAGCACCAGGCACGACCAACACTACGCATCGCAATACCGGAAGTTCGAGGACGAACGCACGCGCCCGGTACGCGACCTGCTGTTCGCGGTGCCCGACATCGCGGTGCGCGAGGCGGTCGACATCGGCTGCGGCCCCGGCAACTCCACCGAGATGCTGGCCGCGCGTTTTCCGCAAGCGCGGGTGAGCGGCCTCGACAGCTCGGCCGACATGCTGGCCTCGGCGCGCCAGCGCCTGCCCCGGCTGAACTTCGAGCAGGTCGACATTTCCTCCTGGGACGCGCCGGGGCCATTCGACCTGATCCTCGCCAACGCGGTGCTGCAGTGGGTGCCCGATCACCCGGTGCTGTTCCCGAAGCTGCTCGGCAAGCTCGCCGAGGGCGGCGTGCTGGCGGTGCAGATGCCGGACAACCTCGACGAGCCCGCGCATCGCATCATGCGCGAGGTGGCCGCCGACGGCCCCTGGGCCGCGAAGCTGGGCGGCGCCGAACGCACCATGCGCTTCGGCGCGGATTGGTACTTCTCGCTGCTCCGGCCGCTGGCCGCGCGTGTCGACGTCTGGCGCACCGTCTATCACCACCAGCTCGAGGGCGGCGCCGACGCGGTGGTCGAGTGGTTCAAGGGCAGCGCGCTGCGGCCCTTCCTGGCGCGGCTCGACGAGCGGGAACAGGCTGCCTTCCTGGTCCGTTATCGCGAGGCGATCGCGGATGCCTATCGCATCTACGAGGACGGCACCGTGCTGCTGCCGTTCCCGCGCCTGTTCATCGTCGCGACGCGCTGA
- a CDS encoding Lrp/AsnC family transcriptional regulator, producing MKGQFKLDAIDRRILQALQRDGRMQNIRLADEVGLSPSPCLRRVRLLEEAGVIEKYVAVVDASKVGKALSVFVRVWLKAQDSDTVDRFADAVRLLPDVVECHLMAGDCDFLLRVVVADLEEYRRFQAEHLTRIPGVQSVKTEIPTQKIKLTSEIPM from the coding sequence ATGAAAGGCCAATTCAAGCTCGATGCCATCGACCGGCGCATCCTGCAGGCGCTGCAGCGCGACGGGCGCATGCAGAACATCCGCCTGGCCGACGAGGTCGGGCTGTCGCCCTCGCCCTGCCTGCGGCGCGTGCGGCTGCTGGAGGAGGCCGGCGTGATCGAGAAGTACGTGGCGGTGGTGGATGCCTCGAAGGTCGGCAAGGCGCTCAGCGTGTTCGTGCGCGTCTGGCTCAAGGCGCAGGATTCGGACACGGTCGACCGTTTCGCCGACGCGGTGCGACTGCTGCCCGACGTGGTGGAGTGCCACCTGATGGCGGGCGACTGCGATTTCCTGCTGCGCGTGGTAGTGGCCGACCTGGAGGAATACCGGCGCTTCCAGGCCGAGCACCTGACGCGGATCCCCGGCGTGCAGAGCGTCAAGACCGAGATCCCGACGCAGAAGATCAAGCTGACCTCGGAAATCCCGATGTGA
- a CDS encoding ureidoglycolate lyase, whose translation MPSSAAQPRPIHVETLDAARFEPYGWKLGKPVRANGDAPAFLSPASDFWHEHLFDAGAGGQPEILWVSYRNREMRIASLELHRVTQQAIVPLTAPVVHVVARSDASGAPDPATLRAFEIPVGEGVCMAPGTWHATRVRVREASCLMLTRASTTLDLIAHLSAGQPAAESEIRAIEPLLVTL comes from the coding sequence ATGCCCAGCTCCGCCGCCCAGCCGCGCCCGATCCACGTCGAAACGCTCGACGCCGCCCGCTTCGAACCCTATGGCTGGAAACTCGGCAAGCCGGTGCGCGCGAACGGCGACGCGCCGGCCTTCCTGAGCCCGGCTTCCGATTTCTGGCACGAGCATCTGTTCGATGCCGGCGCCGGCGGCCAGCCCGAGATCCTGTGGGTGAGCTATCGCAATCGCGAGATGCGGATCGCCTCGCTGGAACTGCATCGCGTGACGCAGCAGGCGATCGTGCCGCTCACCGCTCCCGTGGTGCACGTGGTGGCGCGCTCCGACGCGAGCGGCGCGCCCGATCCGGCCACCCTGCGCGCCTTCGAGATCCCGGTCGGCGAAGGCGTCTGCATGGCGCCCGGCACCTGGCACGCCACGCGCGTGCGCGTGCGCGAGGCGAGCTGCCTGATGCTGACGCGCGCCTCCACCACGCTCGACCTGATCGCGCATCTGAGCGCCGGGCAGCCGGCCGCCGAAAGCGAGATTCGCGCGATCGAGCCCTTGCTCGTCACGCTGTAG
- a CDS encoding Lrp/AsnC family transcriptional regulator, translated as MSTNRPKTEMDAVDRSMLRLLQDDGALSNAALGEQLALSVTPCWRRRKLLEDQGVITGYQANIDRRAVGLNLLAFVHVRFHIHSDNTADDFEAVIRSRPEVLSCHKITGDADYLLQVVAADLDAYGEFVERVLRRQAGIASIQSSLALREVKFSSRLPIPEA; from the coding sequence ATGAGCACAAATCGCCCAAAAACCGAAATGGATGCCGTCGATCGTTCCATGCTGCGTCTGCTGCAGGACGATGGCGCGCTGTCGAACGCCGCGCTCGGCGAGCAACTCGCGCTGAGCGTCACGCCTTGCTGGCGGCGCCGCAAGCTGCTGGAGGACCAGGGCGTGATCACCGGCTACCAGGCCAATATCGATCGCCGCGCGGTCGGCCTGAACCTGCTGGCCTTCGTGCACGTGCGCTTCCACATTCACTCGGACAACACCGCCGACGATTTCGAGGCGGTGATCCGCAGCCGGCCCGAGGTGCTGTCCTGCCACAAGATCACCGGCGATGCCGACTACCTGCTGCAGGTGGTGGCGGCCGACCTGGACGCCTACGGCGAATTCGTCGAGCGCGTGCTGCGCCGCCAGGCCGGCATCGCCTCGATCCAGTCGAGCCTGGCGCTGCGCGAGGTGAAGTTCTCGTCGCGGCTGCCGATTCCGGAGGCTTGA
- a CDS encoding NRAMP family divalent metal transporter, whose translation MSTSSQFPPTQADHAVLDEAHLGDIRGALGTIERHDTAPRKGWLARWRTLLAILGPGLIVMVGDNDAGAFGTYTQAGQNYGTTLLWTLMLLIPVLYVNQEMVARLGAVTGVGHARLIFARFGRFWGAFSAIDLFVLNALTIVTEFIGVTFALHYFGLPKVPGVIGAALITIAAVCTGSFRRFERFALVLVAGSLLLVPVLHAVHPPASRMLHDFLVPGWPAHSKLADVMLLVIGIVGTTVAPWQLFFQQSYVVDKRITPAFSRYEKLDLWLGIGLVMIGAVAMISFCAAMYAGKPEFGNFTDAGAVLAALDKYVGSYPATVFAIALLDACVIGAAAVSLATAYAVGDVFGVRHSLHRPVHQAKWFYVAYAGLIALAATVTLVSSDAFLGFLTNAVQALAGVLLPSATVFLLLLCNDRSVLGPWCNGKWLNLFTGAVVWVLVMLSIVLTAATVFPDISGETIVDILAGGSALGVVGFVCTLFYRNSRFPLRAIGAPRWSDEEKRVWRMAPIEQLPAPSMPMESKLWMAVLRGYLVVAVAMIGYEIVRSALN comes from the coding sequence ATGTCCACTTCCTCGCAATTCCCGCCGACGCAGGCCGACCACGCGGTCCTCGACGAGGCCCATCTGGGCGACATCCGCGGCGCGCTCGGCACCATCGAGCGGCACGACACCGCGCCGCGCAAGGGCTGGCTCGCGCGCTGGCGCACCCTGCTGGCGATCCTCGGCCCCGGCCTGATCGTGATGGTTGGCGACAACGATGCCGGCGCGTTCGGCACCTACACGCAGGCTGGCCAGAACTACGGCACCACCCTGCTCTGGACGCTGATGCTGCTGATCCCCGTGCTCTACGTGAACCAGGAGATGGTGGCGCGGCTGGGCGCGGTGACCGGCGTGGGCCATGCACGCCTGATCTTCGCGCGCTTCGGCCGCTTCTGGGGAGCGTTCAGCGCGATCGACCTGTTCGTGCTCAACGCGCTGACCATCGTCACCGAGTTCATCGGCGTCACCTTCGCGCTGCATTATTTCGGTCTGCCGAAGGTGCCGGGCGTGATCGGCGCGGCGCTGATCACCATCGCGGCGGTCTGCACCGGCAGCTTCCGGCGCTTCGAGCGTTTCGCGCTGGTGCTGGTGGCCGGCAGCCTGCTGCTGGTGCCGGTGCTGCACGCGGTGCACCCGCCCGCCTCGCGGATGCTGCACGACTTCCTGGTGCCGGGCTGGCCCGCGCATTCGAAGCTGGCCGACGTGATGCTGCTGGTGATCGGCATCGTCGGCACCACGGTGGCGCCCTGGCAGTTGTTCTTCCAGCAGAGCTACGTGGTCGACAAGCGCATCACGCCGGCCTTCAGCCGCTACGAGAAGCTCGATCTCTGGCTCGGCATCGGCCTGGTGATGATCGGCGCGGTGGCGATGATCAGCTTCTGCGCGGCGATGTACGCCGGCAAGCCCGAGTTCGGCAACTTCACCGATGCGGGCGCCGTGCTCGCCGCGCTCGACAAGTACGTGGGCAGCTACCCGGCCACGGTGTTCGCGATCGCGCTGCTCGATGCCTGCGTGATCGGCGCGGCGGCCGTCTCGCTGGCCACCGCCTACGCGGTCGGCGACGTGTTCGGCGTGCGCCACTCGCTGCATCGCCCGGTGCACCAGGCGAAGTGGTTCTATGTCGCCTACGCCGGCCTGATCGCGCTGGCCGCCACCGTCACCCTGGTGTCGAGCGACGCCTTCCTCGGCTTCCTGACCAATGCCGTGCAGGCGCTGGCCGGCGTGCTGCTGCCCAGCGCGACGGTGTTCCTGCTGCTGCTCTGCAACGATCGCTCGGTGCTCGGCCCCTGGTGCAACGGCAAGTGGCTGAACCTGTTCACCGGCGCGGTCGTGTGGGTGCTGGTGATGCTGTCGATCGTGCTGACCGCCGCCACCGTGTTCCCCGACATCAGCGGCGAGACCATCGTCGACATCCTCGCGGGCGGCAGCGCGCTCGGCGTGGTCGGCTTCGTCTGCACGCTGTTCTATCGCAACAGCCGCTTCCCGCTGCGCGCGATCGGCGCGCCGCGCTGGAGCGACGAGGAGAAGCGCGTCTGGCGCATGGCGCCGATCGAGCAACTGCCCGCGCCCTCGATGCCGATGGAGAGCAAGCTGTGGATGGCGGTGCTGCGCGGCTACCTGGTGGTGGCGGTGGCGATGATCGGCTATGAGATCGTGCGCTCGGCGCTGAACTGA
- a CDS encoding GDSL-type esterase/lipase family protein, translated as MTNAEILPIATPITDALVQGALELETTARGVLVHRLPAWARSRGLDAQFAMVEAQPSGVRLVFRTRASVIELDTLPTRYRYAGVPARPPGVYDLLVDGARVAQASAEGGDTVVISLGTGAASHEPGAAATLRFAGLPTHDKRVELWLPHNEATLLVALRSDAALEPVGNDGRRVWLHHGSSISQGSNAASPSTIWPALAAARAGVSLLNLGFGGSALLDPFVARTIRDTRADLISLKLGINLVNADLMRQRAFAPAVHGFLDTIRDGHPDTPLLVVSPIHCEIHERTPGPGAFDLEALASGKVLFRATGEPGERAAGKLTLEVIREALQRIVAQRAATDPNLHYLDGLALYGAEDEAELPLPDRLHPDAEAHRRIAERFVARAFEGGGAFR; from the coding sequence ATGACGAATGCCGAAATCCTGCCGATCGCGACGCCGATCACCGACGCCCTGGTGCAGGGCGCGCTCGAACTCGAGACCACCGCGCGCGGCGTGCTGGTCCATCGCCTGCCGGCCTGGGCGCGCTCGCGCGGGCTCGACGCGCAGTTCGCGATGGTCGAGGCGCAGCCCTCGGGCGTGCGCCTCGTGTTCCGCACCCGCGCCAGCGTGATCGAACTCGATACGCTGCCGACGCGCTATCGCTATGCCGGCGTGCCGGCCCGGCCGCCCGGCGTCTACGACCTGCTGGTGGACGGCGCGCGGGTCGCGCAGGCCAGCGCCGAGGGCGGCGACACCGTGGTGATCTCGCTCGGCACGGGCGCGGCCAGCCACGAACCCGGCGCGGCCGCCACGCTGCGCTTCGCCGGCCTGCCCACGCACGACAAGCGCGTCGAGCTCTGGCTGCCGCACAACGAGGCCACGCTGCTGGTGGCGCTGCGCAGCGACGCCGCCCTCGAACCGGTCGGCAACGACGGCCGGCGCGTCTGGCTGCATCACGGCAGCTCGATCAGCCAGGGCTCGAACGCGGCGAGCCCCTCGACGATCTGGCCGGCGCTGGCCGCCGCGCGGGCCGGCGTCAGCCTGCTCAATCTCGGTTTCGGCGGCAGCGCGCTGCTCGATCCCTTCGTGGCACGCACCATTCGCGACACGCGCGCCGACCTGATCAGCCTGAAACTCGGCATCAACCTCGTCAACGCCGACCTGATGCGCCAGCGCGCGTTCGCGCCGGCCGTGCACGGCTTTCTCGACACGATCCGCGATGGTCATCCCGATACGCCGCTGCTGGTGGTTTCGCCGATCCATTGCGAGATCCACGAGCGCACGCCGGGCCCCGGCGCGTTCGATCTGGAGGCACTGGCGAGCGGCAAAGTGCTGTTTCGCGCCACCGGCGAGCCGGGCGAGCGCGCGGCCGGCAAGCTGACGCTCGAAGTCATTCGCGAGGCCTTGCAGCGGATCGTGGCGCAGCGCGCGGCCACGGATCCGAACCTGCACTATCTCGATGGCCTCGCGCTGTACGGCGCCGAGGACGAGGCCGAGCTGCCCTTGCCGGACCGGCTACATCCCGATGCGGAGGCGCATCGGCGTATCGCCGAGCGCTTCGTGGCTCGCGCCTTCGAGGGCGGCGGCGCATTCCGCTGA
- a CDS encoding carbohydrate porin: MLAVTVSILAAASAHAQETPAAAPGGDDASPTGLWQRAALFGDMGGLRPVLDTLGITLALQETSEYFRNVSGGTQRIGAYDGLTQGTLSVDTGKLFGLAGGTFNVSALQIHGSNLSTRALGAQQAVSGVEANAGTRLWELWYGQQFAGGAADLRIGQQSLDQEFMLSQYASSFANATFGWPVLPSVDMPGGGPAYPLSSLGARLKLKPSPAITVLAGVFDGYPGGSAQNDAQQGNAHGTRFNLHDGALWIGELQYALNQAQGEAPDARPSGLPGTYRLGFWYLSGRFDDPRQDSSGLPLDSPASNGIARTHRGNYGAYAVADQMVWRSTGNAARSLGVFTRVMGAPDDRNSVSFSAQAGIALKAPFDGRDNDTAGLAIGYTNATLNVDAAAGAALGIAGAKRINETVFEATYQYQVAPWWMLQGDLQYIVRPSGGYYLPANGGSARRIGNEVVAGLRTVVNF, translated from the coding sequence ATGCTCGCCGTCACCGTCTCGATCCTCGCCGCCGCGTCGGCGCATGCGCAGGAGACGCCCGCCGCCGCGCCGGGCGGCGACGACGCATCGCCTACGGGCCTCTGGCAACGCGCCGCCCTGTTCGGCGACATGGGCGGGCTGCGCCCCGTGCTCGACACGCTCGGCATCACGCTGGCGCTGCAGGAAACCAGCGAATACTTCCGCAACGTCAGCGGCGGCACGCAGCGGATCGGCGCCTACGACGGCCTCACGCAAGGCACCCTCAGCGTCGATACCGGCAAGCTGTTCGGCCTGGCCGGCGGCACCTTCAATGTCAGCGCGCTGCAAATCCACGGCAGCAACCTCAGCACGCGCGCGCTGGGCGCCCAACAAGCCGTCAGCGGCGTGGAGGCGAACGCGGGCACGCGGCTCTGGGAGCTCTGGTATGGGCAGCAGTTCGCGGGCGGCGCGGCCGACCTGCGCATCGGCCAGCAGAGTCTCGACCAGGAATTCATGCTGAGCCAGTACGCGAGCAGCTTCGCCAACGCCACCTTCGGCTGGCCGGTGCTGCCCTCGGTCGACATGCCCGGTGGCGGCCCCGCCTATCCGCTCTCCTCGCTCGGCGCGCGCCTGAAGCTCAAGCCGAGCCCGGCGATCACGGTGCTGGCCGGCGTGTTCGACGGCTACCCGGGCGGCAGCGCGCAGAACGATGCGCAGCAAGGCAATGCACACGGCACGCGCTTCAACCTGCATGACGGCGCGCTATGGATCGGCGAGCTGCAATACGCGCTCAACCAGGCGCAGGGCGAGGCGCCCGACGCCAGGCCGAGTGGCTTGCCCGGCACCTACCGGCTCGGCTTCTGGTATCTCTCGGGACGTTTCGACGATCCGCGCCAGGACAGCAGCGGCCTGCCGCTCGACTCGCCGGCCTCGAACGGCATCGCGCGAACCCATCGCGGCAACTACGGCGCCTACGCGGTGGCGGACCAGATGGTGTGGCGCTCGACCGGCAACGCGGCGCGCTCGCTCGGCGTGTTCACGCGCGTGATGGGCGCGCCCGACGATCGCAATTCGGTGAGTTTCTCGGCACAGGCCGGCATCGCGTTGAAGGCGCCGTTCGACGGCCGCGACAACGACACGGCGGGCCTCGCGATCGGCTACACCAACGCCACGCTGAACGTGGACGCCGCGGCCGGCGCGGCGCTCGGCATCGCCGGCGCGAAGCGCATCAACGAGACGGTGTTCGAGGCGACCTACCAGTACCAGGTCGCGCCATGGTGGATGCTGCAGGGCGACCTGCAATACATCGTGCGGCCCAGCGGCGGTTATTACCTGCCCGCGAACGGCGGCTCGGCGCGCAGGATCGGCAACGAGGTGGTGGCGGGCTTGCGCACCGTGGTGAACTTCTGA
- a CDS encoding histone deacetylase family protein yields the protein MLTIYSSAHGLHRGVELKDGAITESFEKPMRAETVLARVNATSLGDVIAPRDYDPSSYVGAHSARYVDFLSRAWRDWLATGRDCQALPLVWPVRGLPSARMPAFIDGQLGFFSIDAGSPINAGTWEAVRSSANSALTGVDTLLDGEGARSAFALCRPPGHHAGHETMGGYCYLNNAAIAAQRAITRGAKRVAILDIDFHHGNGTQDIFYARDDVLFASIHGDPSVSFPYFSGYADECGSGAGEGFNLNLPLPRGTAIDGFATALQQAGERIARHAPELLVVSLGVDTFEHDPISHFRLRSADYPRVGGIIARLGIPTLFVMEGGYMVDEIGINAVNVLLGFEARA from the coding sequence ATGCTCACCATCTACAGCAGCGCCCACGGCCTGCACCGCGGCGTCGAACTGAAGGACGGCGCGATCACCGAATCCTTCGAGAAACCCATGCGCGCCGAGACGGTGCTGGCGCGCGTCAACGCCACCTCGCTCGGCGACGTGATCGCGCCGCGCGACTACGATCCGTCGAGCTACGTGGGCGCCCACAGCGCGCGCTACGTCGATTTCCTGTCCCGCGCCTGGCGCGACTGGCTCGCCACCGGCCGCGACTGCCAGGCCCTGCCGCTGGTGTGGCCGGTACGCGGCCTGCCCTCGGCGCGCATGCCGGCCTTCATCGACGGCCAGCTCGGCTTCTTCTCGATCGATGCCGGCTCGCCCATCAACGCCGGCACCTGGGAGGCTGTTCGCTCGAGCGCGAACAGCGCGCTGACCGGCGTCGACACGCTGCTCGACGGCGAAGGCGCGCGCTCGGCCTTCGCGCTGTGCCGCCCACCCGGCCATCATGCCGGCCACGAAACCATGGGCGGCTACTGCTACCTCAACAACGCGGCGATCGCCGCGCAACGCGCCATCACGCGCGGCGCGAAACGCGTGGCGATCCTCGATATCGATTTCCATCACGGCAACGGCACGCAGGACATCTTCTATGCCCGCGACGACGTGCTGTTCGCCTCGATCCATGGCGATCCTTCGGTGTCCTTCCCGTACTTCTCGGGCTACGCCGACGAGTGCGGCAGCGGCGCCGGCGAGGGCTTCAACCTGAACCTGCCGCTGCCCAGGGGTACCGCCATCGACGGTTTCGCGACGGCGCTGCAGCAGGCCGGCGAGCGAATCGCGCGGCACGCGCCCGAGCTGCTGGTGGTGTCGCTCGGCGTGGATACCTTCGAACACGACCCGATCAGCCATTTCCGCCTGCGCAGCGCCGACTATCCGCGCGTGGGCGGGATCATCGCGCGCCTCGGCATCCCGACCCTGTTCGTGATGGAAGGCGGCTACATGGTCGACGAAATCGGCATCAATGCCGTCAACGTGCTGCTGGGTTTCGAGGCGCGCGCCTGA